From the Ferrigenium kumadai genome, one window contains:
- a CDS encoding ATP-binding protein → MNSTILSSLPGHSQLRRLVALRGMAVAAQLLTLAAVWKILELELDWQPMLLTVATLTGINLLTWLRLRSSKPVSNSELFAQLCVDVLALTILLYYGGGSTNPFVSLYLLPLVIAAATLPARYTWGMAAITAACYSVLMLYYIPLPHNHHHDSDSAFNAHVMGMWFGFVISAVVVAYFVVQMAQAVRNRDEALVRVREEILRNERIVALGTQAAGAAHELGTPLSTMSVVIGELQHDATAQPEWHDALTILDEQVRGCKRILDKILANAQDSGAAVLLPADKLVAEVLDEWQLLRPTAQYRYRNSDAQPAPLVSADATLRAALMNLLNNAADAAPQSIDIETHWDANRFMLEIHDHGKGLSEEAGLKAGSAFFTTKSEGRGLGLFLANATVERLGGTVRLFNRDTGGATTQLILPLAGAQS, encoded by the coding sequence ATGAACAGCACGATACTCTCTTCCCTGCCCGGCCACAGCCAGTTGCGCCGCCTGGTCGCCCTGCGCGGCATGGCGGTCGCGGCGCAACTGCTGACACTGGCCGCGGTATGGAAAATACTGGAACTGGAACTGGACTGGCAGCCGATGCTGCTGACCGTCGCCACGCTCACCGGAATCAATCTTCTCACCTGGCTGCGTCTGCGCAGCAGCAAACCGGTCTCCAACTCGGAACTTTTCGCACAGCTGTGCGTGGACGTGCTGGCGCTTACTATCCTGCTGTATTACGGCGGCGGTTCGACCAACCCCTTCGTCTCGCTCTACCTGCTGCCGCTGGTGATCGCCGCCGCCACGCTCCCGGCCCGCTACACCTGGGGCATGGCGGCGATCACGGCTGCCTGCTACAGCGTGCTGATGCTCTATTACATCCCGCTGCCGCACAACCATCACCACGACAGCGACAGCGCATTCAATGCGCATGTGATGGGCATGTGGTTCGGCTTCGTTATCAGCGCGGTGGTGGTGGCCTATTTCGTGGTACAGATGGCGCAGGCGGTACGCAACCGCGACGAGGCGCTGGTGCGGGTACGCGAGGAGATCCTGCGCAACGAACGCATCGTGGCGCTCGGCACGCAGGCCGCCGGCGCGGCGCACGAACTGGGCACGCCGCTGTCCACCATGTCGGTGGTGATCGGCGAATTGCAGCACGATGCAACGGCACAACCGGAATGGCACGACGCGCTGACCATCCTCGACGAGCAGGTGCGCGGTTGCAAGCGCATCCTCGACAAGATACTGGCCAATGCTCAGGACAGCGGCGCTGCTGTGCTGCTTCCGGCGGACAAGTTGGTAGCCGAGGTGCTGGATGAATGGCAGCTGCTGCGCCCGACGGCGCAATATCGATACCGTAACAGCGATGCACAACCTGCGCCGCTCGTCAGTGCGGATGCCACGCTGCGTGCAGCGCTGATGAACCTGCTTAACAACGCCGCCGACGCGGCTCCGCAATCGATCGATATCGAGACGCACTGGGATGCGAACCGCTTCATGCTGGAGATCCACGACCACGGCAAGGGACTGAGCGAGGAAGCCGGGCTCAAGGCAGGGTCGGCGTTCTTCACCACCAAGAGCGAAGGACGCGGTTTGGGCCTGTTCCTCGCCAACGCCACCGTCGAGCGCCTGGGCGGCACGGTGCGGCTGTTCAACCGCGACACGGGCGGCGCGACCACGCAACTTATCCTGCCGCTGGCCGGAGCGCAGTCATGA
- a CDS encoding calcium:proton antiporter: MKYLKSEFPIAIALIVLGLGLTFEHAAAGNGGAMLWGLLLVILSAIIGVAFRIAHHAEVLAMRLGEPYGTLILTLAAVSVEVVILVVLLQGEPNPTLARDTVFSAVMFDINGILGLAAIVGGLKHGQTKYNVSSANSFISMLLVAIGVGMFVPDFVPEAKWQIYSVFSIGIMAIMYMAFLRLQTVEHRNFFEYSAETEEESHDEAHSPNALHIGVMIGAIALVGLLSEVLSVLLDAGLSGSSLPKAIPAVLVALISASPEILTALKAAQQDRMQTTVNIALGASLATVLLTLPVIEAIALFNGERIDMALTPVQAGMLLLTFLAVMNNLHDGETNAIEGISHFVLFAAFIALVALGLI, translated from the coding sequence GTGAAATATCTCAAATCAGAATTCCCCATCGCCATCGCCCTTATTGTTCTGGGACTGGGCCTCACCTTCGAACATGCCGCCGCGGGAAACGGCGGCGCAATGCTGTGGGGCCTGCTGCTGGTGATCCTCTCCGCCATCATCGGCGTGGCCTTCCGCATCGCCCATCATGCCGAAGTGCTGGCGATGCGCCTGGGCGAGCCCTACGGCACGCTGATCCTCACCCTCGCAGCCGTCTCGGTGGAAGTGGTGATCCTGGTGGTGCTGCTGCAGGGCGAGCCGAACCCGACGCTGGCGCGCGACACGGTATTTTCCGCGGTGATGTTCGACATCAACGGCATCCTCGGCCTTGCGGCCATCGTCGGCGGGCTGAAGCACGGCCAGACCAAATACAACGTCTCCTCCGCCAACTCGTTCATCTCCATGCTCCTAGTCGCCATCGGCGTCGGCATGTTTGTTCCCGACTTCGTGCCGGAGGCGAAATGGCAGATCTATTCTGTGTTCTCCATCGGCATCATGGCGATCATGTACATGGCGTTCCTGCGCCTGCAGACGGTCGAACACCGCAACTTCTTCGAATATTCCGCCGAGACGGAAGAAGAGTCGCACGATGAAGCGCACAGCCCGAACGCGTTACACATCGGGGTAATGATCGGCGCGATCGCGCTCGTCGGCCTGCTCTCGGAAGTGCTGTCGGTGCTGCTGGATGCCGGTCTGTCCGGCAGCAGCCTGCCCAAGGCCATCCCCGCCGTGCTGGTGGCGCTGATCTCCGCCAGCCCGGAGATACTCACCGCGCTCAAGGCCGCGCAGCAGGACCGCATGCAGACCACGGTCAACATCGCGCTGGGTGCCTCGCTGGCCACCGTGCTGCTCACCCTGCCGGTGATCGAGGCTATCGCCCTGTTCAACGGAGAGCGCATCGACATGGCGCTCACGCCGGTCCAGGCCGGCATGCTGCTGCTGACCTTCCTCGCCGTGATGAACAATCTGCACGACGGCGAGACCAACGCCATCGAAGGCATCAGCCACTTCGTGCTGTTCGCGGCGTTCATCGCGCTGGTGGCGCTGGGATTGATCTGA
- a CDS encoding pyrimidine 5'-nucleotidase, with protein MTRRVWIFDLDNTLHNASAHVFPHINRSMTEYLQQHLQLDEQAANALRMHYWQRYGATLSGLMRHHGTNPDHFLWHTHQFPDLERMVLREPRLRHVLKALPGRKVVFSNAPRHYAHAVLRLLRIEGQFDDVMAVEQTRYRPKPDSFGFMRLLRRHRLKAAQCVMVEDSTENLQAAKKLGMHTVWVTTETRKPPYVDVKVRNVMELPRAMSRLD; from the coding sequence ATGACAAGGCGTGTCTGGATTTTCGATCTGGACAATACCTTGCACAACGCTTCGGCTCATGTGTTCCCGCACATCAACCGCAGCATGACGGAGTATCTGCAGCAGCATCTGCAGCTGGATGAGCAAGCGGCGAACGCGCTACGCATGCACTACTGGCAGCGCTACGGTGCGACGCTTTCCGGGCTGATGCGCCACCACGGCACCAATCCGGATCATTTTTTATGGCACACCCATCAGTTCCCGGATCTTGAGCGGATGGTGTTGCGCGAGCCGCGCCTGCGCCATGTGCTGAAGGCGTTACCGGGCAGGAAGGTGGTGTTCTCCAATGCGCCTCGGCATTACGCGCATGCGGTGCTGAGACTGCTGCGCATCGAAGGCCAGTTCGACGACGTGATGGCGGTGGAGCAGACGCGTTACCGCCCCAAGCCGGACAGTTTCGGTTTCATGCGCCTGTTGCGGCGGCACCGCCTCAAGGCGGCGCAGTGCGTGATGGTGGAGGACAGCACGGAGAACCTGCAAGCCGCGAAAAAGCTGGGGATGCACACCGTATGGGTGACCACCGAGACGCGCAAGCCGCCCTATGTGGACGTGAAGGTGCGGAATGTGATGGAGTTGCCGCGCGCGATGTCGCGGCTGGACTGA
- a CDS encoding 3-deoxy-7-phosphoheptulonate synthase, translating into MILILEPNVGDQSPEYRQLLAHLATLDGIRTRIHVERGTEQTLTEIYLIGNTNQLDIDEMQSLPCVERVVRVSEEYRILGRHKDEQRPTHFDYNGVRFGQDTLHVFAGLCAVDNREHVEIMMKAVADAGQVCTRMGAYKPRTSPYAFQGHGRNCLPYVFELAGKYGIKVIAMEITHESHLDEIREALRQTGDPTGVMLQIGTRNTQNFELLKIVGRQTEMPILLKRGFGITLDESLNAAEYLASEGNRKVIFGLRGMKTNMGDPHRNFVDFAHVPVVKRLTRMPVCIDPSHSVGTRAAAPDGILDVMHVTAQGIMAGANMVLVDFHPAPPKALVDGPQALLLKELPWFLEDVQIAREAYLKRVALRQRQE; encoded by the coding sequence ATGATCCTGATCCTCGAACCCAACGTCGGCGACCAGTCGCCGGAATACCGGCAGTTGCTGGCGCACCTCGCGACTCTCGACGGCATCCGGACGCGCATTCATGTCGAGCGCGGCACCGAGCAGACGCTGACGGAGATCTACCTGATCGGCAACACCAACCAGCTCGACATCGACGAAATGCAGAGTCTGCCTTGCGTCGAGCGCGTGGTGCGCGTGTCCGAGGAATACCGCATCCTCGGTCGGCACAAGGACGAACAGCGTCCCACCCATTTCGACTACAACGGCGTGCGTTTCGGGCAGGATACGCTGCATGTGTTTGCCGGTCTGTGCGCGGTGGACAATCGCGAGCATGTCGAGATCATGATGAAGGCGGTCGCCGACGCCGGTCAGGTGTGCACGCGCATGGGCGCGTACAAGCCGCGCACCAGCCCCTATGCCTTCCAGGGGCACGGCAGGAACTGCCTGCCCTACGTGTTCGAGCTGGCGGGCAAGTACGGCATCAAGGTGATCGCGATGGAGATCACCCACGAATCCCACCTCGACGAGATCCGCGAGGCATTGCGCCAGACTGGCGACCCGACCGGCGTGATGCTTCAGATCGGCACGCGCAACACGCAGAACTTCGAGCTGCTGAAGATCGTCGGCCGCCAGACCGAGATGCCCATCCTGCTCAAGCGCGGCTTCGGCATCACGCTGGACGAATCGCTGAACGCCGCGGAATATCTGGCCTCCGAGGGTAACCGCAAGGTGATCTTCGGGTTGCGCGGGATGAAGACCAACATGGGCGACCCGCACCGCAACTTCGTCGATTTTGCGCACGTGCCGGTGGTCAAGCGCCTGACGCGCATGCCGGTGTGTATCGACCCGTCGCACTCGGTCGGCACACGCGCCGCGGCGCCGGACGGCATCCTCGATGTGATGCACGTCACGGCGCAAGGCATCATGGCCGGCGCGAACATGGTGCTGGTGGACTTCCATCCCGCGCCGCCCAAGGCGCTGGTGGACGGTCCGCAGGCGCTGCTGCTGAAAGAGCTTCCCTGGTTCCTCGAAGACGTGCAGATCGCGCGCGAGGCCTACCTCAAGCGCGTCGCGCTGCGGCAACGTCAGGAGTGA
- the slmA gene encoding nucleoid occlusion factor SlmA, translating into MASKPGERKLQILQTVAAMLEQPKGEKITTAALAARLDISEAALYRHFASKAQMFEGLIEFIEQTVFGLINKITQEEKSGLQQAEAIVSMLLGFAQKNRGMTRVLTGDALVNEDERLQQRINQLMDRIEATLKQSLRMAATQGEMGEAVDVGAHANVLVCHVLGRWQQFAKSGFTRDPLAQWAAQRAILLGK; encoded by the coding sequence ATGGCGAGCAAACCGGGCGAACGCAAACTGCAGATCCTGCAAACCGTGGCTGCGATGCTGGAACAGCCCAAGGGCGAGAAGATCACCACCGCGGCGCTGGCGGCGCGGCTGGACATCTCCGAGGCGGCGTTGTACCGCCACTTCGCCAGCAAGGCGCAGATGTTCGAGGGCCTGATCGAGTTCATCGAGCAGACCGTGTTCGGCCTCATCAACAAGATCACCCAGGAAGAGAAGAGCGGCCTGCAACAGGCCGAAGCCATCGTCTCGATGCTGCTCGGCTTTGCGCAAAAGAACCGCGGCATGACGCGAGTGCTGACCGGCGATGCGCTGGTGAACGAGGACGAGCGCCTGCAGCAGCGCATCAACCAGCTGATGGACCGCATCGAGGCGACGCTCAAGCAATCGCTGCGCATGGCCGCGACGCAGGGCGAGATGGGCGAAGCGGTGGACGTGGGCGCTCACGCCAACGTGCTGGTGTGCCACGTGCTCGGCCGCTGGCAGCAGTTCGCCAAGAGCGGTTTTACGCGAGACCCGCTGGCGCAGTGGGCGGCACAGCGCGCTATCCTGCTGGGCAAATGA
- a CDS encoding copper chaperone PCu(A)C: protein MTNLLRVGALLAALSLNISAYAGDIQVDGAWSRATAPGQADAMADLSITSKQAATLVGISSTACKSVELHSMTHEGGVMKMREVKTLELPAGKRVSLGESGYHLMLIGLKAPLKAGEAVPLMLKIRAAGKREVNVEAKAEVKPLAEAKAEPKADEHMHHNHH from the coding sequence ATGACTAATCTTCTTCGAGTCGGCGCGTTGCTGGCTGCATTGTCCTTGAACATCAGCGCTTATGCGGGCGACATCCAGGTCGACGGTGCATGGTCGCGAGCCACCGCGCCGGGGCAGGCGGATGCGATGGCGGACCTGTCCATCACCAGTAAGCAGGCGGCCACCCTGGTCGGCATTTCCAGCACAGCGTGCAAGAGCGTCGAGTTGCACAGCATGACGCACGAGGGCGGCGTGATGAAGATGCGCGAAGTGAAGACGCTGGAGTTGCCGGCCGGCAAGCGCGTGAGCCTGGGCGAGAGCGGCTATCACCTGATGCTGATCGGCCTGAAGGCGCCGCTCAAGGCGGGCGAGGCGGTGCCGCTGATGCTGAAGATCAGGGCGGCAGGCAAGCGCGAGGTGAATGTCGAGGCCAAGGCGGAAGTGAAGCCGCTTGCCGAGGCCAAGGCCGAGCCGAAAGCGGATGAGCACATGCATCATAATCATCACTAA
- the argB gene encoding acetylglutamate kinase, with amino-acid sequence MSLTPSAADKKARTLSEAMPYIQRFFDKTIVVKYGGNAMTDPALQESFARDVVLLKLVGMNPVVVHGGGPQINELLQKVGKKGEFIQGMRVTDEETMDVVEMVLGKVNKDIVNLINRHGGKAVGLTGQDGAFIRAEKMMLESKDEPGKMLDIGLVGEITKIDPAIITFLDSGDFIPVIAPIGVAPDGETLNINADVVAGKLAEVLNAEKLVLLTNTPGVLDKDGNLLSGLTPKNIDDLVADGTLSGGMLPKIGSALDAARSGVKSVHIIDGRVEHALLLEILTDEGVGTLIKSK; translated from the coding sequence ATGTCTCTTACGCCTTCCGCCGCCGACAAGAAAGCCCGCACGCTGTCCGAGGCGATGCCCTATATCCAGCGCTTTTTCGACAAGACCATCGTGGTGAAATACGGCGGCAACGCCATGACCGATCCGGCGCTTCAGGAGAGCTTCGCGCGCGACGTGGTGCTGCTCAAGCTGGTCGGGATGAACCCGGTGGTGGTGCACGGCGGCGGCCCGCAGATCAACGAGCTGCTGCAGAAGGTGGGCAAGAAGGGCGAGTTCATCCAGGGCATGCGCGTCACCGACGAAGAGACCATGGACGTGGTCGAGATGGTGCTGGGCAAGGTCAACAAGGACATCGTCAACCTGATCAACCGGCATGGTGGCAAGGCGGTCGGACTGACCGGGCAGGACGGCGCGTTCATCCGCGCCGAGAAGATGATGCTGGAGAGCAAGGACGAGCCGGGCAAGATGCTCGACATCGGACTGGTCGGCGAGATCACCAAGATCGACCCGGCGATCATCACCTTCCTCGATTCCGGCGATTTCATTCCTGTGATCGCCCCCATCGGCGTCGCTCCCGACGGCGAGACGCTGAACATCAACGCCGACGTGGTAGCGGGCAAGCTGGCCGAAGTGCTGAACGCCGAGAAGCTGGTGCTGCTGACCAATACGCCGGGCGTGCTGGACAAGGACGGCAACCTGTTATCCGGCCTGACGCCGAAGAACATCGACGACCTCGTCGCGGATGGTACGCTGTCCGGCGGCATGCTGCCCAAGATCGGCTCGGCACTGGATGCCGCACGCAGCGGCGTGAAGTCGGTGCACATCATCGACGGCCGCGTGGAGCATGCTCTGCTGCTGGAGATCCTGACGGACGAGGGCGTGGGCACGCTCATCAAGAGCAAATAA